AAACTGCCTAAGTTTGAGAGTAAGACTTTCTGAGCAATGTAATTAAAGTGCATTGAATATAGTTCGACTAATCAAGATTCTTTCTTGACCTAGAGCTCCCCTTCTTTGTCTTTAGATGAATACCAAATATCTTGTCCCAGCACGCTCCATGTTAATTAGTGATTAGCCCGTATGTGTGTTGGCCCTGGACTACTGGTCTTCACTACTACTCCAAATTCACTCAGTCAGAAAGTTTCCTAATCCCACGCCTCTAAATATAGGCATTCTTCAAGACCCTGGCCTAGGCCTTACTTTCTTTCTCTACCCATTCTCACTTATTGACTGTCAATTCCTATGGATTTATTATCTTTATGCATATGACTCAGAAATATTTATATCCAACTTGGGTCTTTCCTGAGCTCTAATCATCAAATtcctgttggacatttcaaactggtcATCCCATAGACTGCCTTTAAAAAAAGGCCTTTATTATAAGCATTTTAATTTACAAAGGAGAGGTTCAAGGCCTAAAATGAAACACCCTAGACAAAGAACATGGAGATACATGGGCAAAACAACCAGGACAGCTGCCAGGATCCCAGGAAGGCTGGTCTTCAGGTCccagcagagggagggagaggaactaCATTCTTTAAGGATCAAGAATACCGTAACCAAATGTTACcatcattatatatatacacacacacatatatatatatagttcccaTGATTCTACTTCTTGCCCTTATCATGCAAGTACCATCTTATGTTTAAATAGAGATATGTATTAATAGAGAAAATTATAATTTCAGAAATGTCAAGAAGAAAGTTCAGATAATTGAAAGTGCACAGAAATGAACATTACCCAGTACAGACTGGGTGGTTTCAAAAGTTCTCAATCTACCCTAACCTAAAAGTTCTTAGCAGAGTCATTAGTCCCCATGATTCCACTAGGTCCTAGAGCATCCTTTTCCCATGTAATTCAAAATGAGAATAGACTTTATGATATATCTTAACCCTACTTAGGACCTTAGCTCTCACTGACCTGTGGTCAGATTCCTCAAATATTAACTCTTTCTTTGGGAATTAATATAAGGGAATTAGCTTCAGtccttaaggatttcatttcTTATTGAACTTCTCTGATCACTGAACTTCCAAAAAAAGTGTTGGACCTCTTGGCTCTTCCTAGGCCCCTGATATGGCTTAGTTCTTTGAATTCACAGATCTGTTCCACCTACTTACTTATTCTACCTCCTTATTCACTATTACTATTTCCAAGTGCTTTGGTCTTAACATGAATgctctttccccccttttattcCCTGTCTTCACACATTCAAGGCCTTGTTTAATAACAAGGGAAAAAGCAACATACAAATTCAGAAATGCCAAGGTATGGTAATCAGAAGTGCAAATTAAATCAACCTAGCCCTGGACTAATTGTTGCCTAAAATTTCCAATCTAATCCTTaactttatgagttcaaatctgtccttagacacttactagttgtgtgaccctgggcaagtcacttaaccctgtgtgccttagcttcctcatctgtaaaatgagctggagaaggaaatggcaaactactccagtatctttgccaagaaaaccctaaaaggggtcacaaacagttggacacaactgagatgcctgaacaacaacaatccttaattaaaattatccaagaGTACCCTGGCCTATCCTGAATATCCTTAAGCCGAATTCCTATTACAACTTTATGTACCAAGAAAAAAATGGTACCTCTCTTTTCAGATATACACAAGCAGATTTTGGGATTAATCCACCTGTGCTTTTTTGATTGAGTTCATTGCTTCACTCTTCCAGTGCCAGCTTCAATATCAACCAATCAAGAAACTTctgaataatattaataacatgaTGGACTTGAGATACTTCCctcatattatttcttaataCTTCTAAAGAAGCTAATACTTGGCTTTTTTTTAGAAACATAGCATTGTACACAAATacgaatacatacatacatgtgtatatatatatatatgtatatatatatacacatatatatgtatacatacatgtgtatatatatacacatatatatgtatacatacataaatacatattaataaatacaaaatacattatATGCAACGATTTGgagggaatcttagagatcattgtatttcactttcaaattttgcagatggagaaactgatgcctagagatgctaagtgacttacccaaagtcacacacacagTAGGTAGCAGAAcagagacttgaattcagatcatctgattctaaatctggtgttttatccactataccactgcCTTTCCTTTTGTTATTTGTTAAAATATATGACGACCAAGGagtcagtttcttttttcaaagGTTGAGAACTAGAAAGATTTATCTTCTTAGTAGAGTTTTCTGACCTTTCAAATACACTGGAAAactaaggaaatagaaaataaggtgttcttattatttaaaaataatcataattaaGTCTAATAAACAAGTACTCCGCAATTTCATGGAAGATAACTGTTTAAAAAATGAGCCAAgttctctttttgtagtagctaagaattggaaatcaaagggatgtctatcaattgaggaatggctgaacaagctgtggtatatgaagataatggaatactattgtgctataagaaatggggatgatacggacttcataacaacctggaaaaacctacatgacataatgctgagtgagcggagcagagccaggagaacattatacacaaccacagatatatggattctgtgatgactaaccctgacagactttgctcttctcagcaacacaatatgcagggacagctccaaaggactcacgatggagagtgctatctacatccagagaaagaactatgaagtatgaatgcagatcaaggcacgcttcatgctcgcctttttctcccccccccttttttctctcttttgtatttcttgttgggttgtgtttttttttttttggttctgtttcttctttctcatgattcattttattggtcataatttttctccgcaacttgactagtgtgtaaattaattcaatgcgaagttatacatggaagttatatagaactccatgccatcttggggaagggtggggggagggaagaaaatctggaactcaaaattatgtagaaccgtgtgttgcaaactaaaactaaaaaataaaaaaaatttttaaaaatgagccaAGTTAAGAGAAGACATGAAATCctctttttgttattcttttcatGTAGAAATGTTTATGCTCCTTGATGtttattaaattcataataaaaaagaaaaattattttaaaaaatgagccaaTTTGTCAAGCAGGCtggttttcccattttctttcaaGGATTCCAGAGTGCAGTGTTCATTCACATTAAAAACACAATATAACTATCTACTGGGTGGTAAGCATTTTCCGCTTTCAATTCATTAGGACTTGAATTTTCAAGGTATTTCAGACAAGCTAATCTAACTTGGGAAATCAAGTTCTTCTAGTCATTAAGTAATCGTGCTCTTTacccaaataagaaaaagaaaaggggacatgattgtcaagaaaaaaaattagttaaggACAATTTTCATGATCttaaaaatcttagaaaaatcCCTAAATTGCACAAACACTCCCCTCACCTCTTGTTCTTCAGGATGTATAtttccaggaaaagggaaaaggaaacttttaaaaagccTCAGTGTTGAACTGATATCTTAACTCTCAAGTATTTGATAAGTGCCAAGTCTGACTAAAGCTTTACCCACATTCTTACATTTCCATGGTTCTCTGATAGTTGAAGGAAAACTGAACTACACTTGAAAGATTTTCcatattaatttcatttatgaGGTTTCTCCCCAGAGTGAACTTTCTGATGCTTTATAAGAGATGAACTGacactgaaggctttcccacatacATTACATtgatagggtttctctccagtatggatcctctgatgttgagtgaggtgACCCTTCTGtctaaaggcttttccacattcattgcatgcatagggcttctctccagtatggattctctgatgttgagtaaggtATGTGTTCcacctgaaggccttcccacattcattacattcatagggtttctctccagtatgaattctctgatgctgagtaaggtcTGCACTCCAACTAAAggattttccacattcattacatgtgtagggtttttctccagtatggattctatGATGTTTAGTAAGATGTCCCATCTGGCTGAAGGATTTCCCACATTCagtacattcatagggtttctctccagtatgaattctctggtgttcaGTAAGTGATGAGCTATGgttaaaggctttcccacacaCATTGCATGCATAGGGTTTTGTTCCAGTATGGATTCTTTGATGTTCAAAAAATGATGAACTATAgttgaaggcttttccacattcactacatttatagggcttctctccagtatgaattctttgatgggCAGGAAGAGATGAGCTGTGCCTaaaagttttcccacattcagtACATTCATAGGTTTTTATTCCAGTATGAATTTTTTGATGTTGAACAAGATGTCTCTTCCAGTGGAAGACCTTCCCACATCTGTCACATTTGTATGGTAGCTCTCCAGAGGTTCTCTTATGATATTCATTAAGGTCTGAGTGGGGAATAAACATTTTCTTGCATTCATTAAACTTACAAGGTTTTTTTCCTGATGCAGGGAGTTGGTTACATTTAGTTAGTTTGAGCCCAGAATACTGTTTGAAGTTTCTTAAGTGTGTATCACATTTATGGAGACTTTTTCCTGAAGATATTCTCTCTTGGGGAGCAAGGATTTGTCCCAAACTTAAGTTTCTCCCAAATTTCTTACATTCATGGCTgttcatctttttaaaagttttcttgtgGCCAACTGTCATTTGCTGGCAATGTTTCTTTTGGTTGTCTTGTTGTTTCTCTAACTTGATTTCACACTTTCTAGGTGTTTCCAAACTGTAGAACCAGGAAGCATCCCTTCTGAGTTCTTCTTGTGTTGACTCTTTCAAAGCAATGTCTTGCTTGGGAATTAATTCCATGATTTCTGAAGCAGTCTCCCTacctggaaggggaaaaaaaagtaaatgtctACTCTTCCTGATTTTATGTCTCTGTGATAGGAGCAAGTCTCTgaatctctgggcttcagtttccttccttcATAATAGGGATAATACCTGTATTATTTACATTAGAGAATTGCTGATAAAAGTGCTCTATATAGAGCACAATATAGTTCCTGTAGTGAAAGTATAGCaacattaataattaatttaaaagagaaaaatccttCCTATAAGACTCAAATGAGCTTGTTATGCTTCTAGACAATAAAAAACATTCTTAGATAAACCTACCTTGGAAAATATGCGAGTCAAACCTCATCAAAGACTACTGACCTAAGCTAGATGGTTGTACAAATCTAAGACTATCTTTACAGacttctcacactgaaaatcaCCCTCAGACCAGTAGGGTCCCACAATAGGATATGGCTCATCAGGGAATATGGACAAACAATGCTATGCTCAGTCTGTGAATGAGTTCCTCAACCTGGTAAGTGGACACAGAATTTGCACAGAAAAAAATAGGGATAAGTTACCCAGAACTCCAAAGGGAGAATCAGACAAGTTCCAACATTGTGGTCCAAGTGAAAAGCTTTAGTGAACTgaaaaatgggcagctaggtggtgctgggcttggagtcaggaaaacctgagtttgaattcagcaTCATGCACTAGCTATATatgccctggacaagtcacttcacctctgtttgtcttGTTGGGCAACATGTCTCTCTACATCACTACATTGCTTAGTGTTGCTGTAAGGATCATCTTCTTCTTGATATTTCTACCATTTCAACAATTGAAACAGTAATGTGTCCTATGTCTGACTTAAAACAATCTAATGTATACTGAGTGCCTACTAGGTATCCAGAACTACAGATGAAGAAGAATTGAAAGACAGAGTCCCTTTTCTTCAGGAGCTATGACTTTAATGGTGGTGATGGgttatattaatgtattaaaaaAATGGACCAAGGAAAATACGTCATCAAGCTGTGAGACTATATAATATGGACTGCAAGTGGTCCAGAAAACCAGGGAAGGGTGGGTTCTGTAGTGAGCTGAAATTGTCAGGGACATACTGTGGGCCTTAAAAAATGTATAATATGGATATATAGAACATATAAATATGTGATATACAGAATAGAAGGGGTAGGGCACTGCTAGTAGGGGACATAGTATAATTAAAGAATAGATACAGTGAGATATAGGATTCAATAACAACCATTTTGGGGAGCAGCAAAAAATAAGTTTGTAAAGAAATAATGTGAAGACTGAGGGTcatgattcttttgatttctaggtaaatcatcatatcttTTGAAAAGAACGATGGTTTTTTGCCTCATCTTTGCCCATACttattctttatgtttttttcttatcttattgctgaAGGCAGCATTTTTAGTAGTAAGtcaaataataatggtgatggtggGCATCTTTGATTCAAACTTAGTGGAAAATCATCTGTTTTCAATAGATACCTTTTTAGTacatcaaaaaaaatcttttcatttctatgtCTTGCGACTCAATTACTTTATTTTGTTGAAGGTTTTTGTACATTTATTGATGCAAAACATGGGATATATTTTGGGGTACTTTGGAGGCATTTTGTGTTTTTTCAGATGATGGACAAATTGGAAGGCAGGTAGCACAAGTAGGAAGGATAAACACAAGctgttatactttaaaaaaatataaggcACAGCTACACATATTTGAAGCtcgaagaaaagaggaagagacaatGACG
This region of Trichosurus vulpecula isolate mTriVul1 chromosome 3, mTriVul1.pri, whole genome shotgun sequence genomic DNA includes:
- the LOC118841653 gene encoding zinc finger protein 287-like, giving the protein MNKEMATSRNTHGPHLQEQDEVLRMTFSEEHETLLKRNTFDAAVSRRNFRHFQYAEADGPHKALGQLRELCHQWLRPDIHTKEQILEMLVLEQFWAILPGEIRTWVKSHHPENGEEVVNLIEDLTQILKEEVLPSQDSVLPQEEERIGPEFMTVNSQKSMEFKDVAVDFTLEEWEQLHFSQRELYRDVMLENYRNLVFLGLSVSKPDVITQLEQLQAPVMLEKEVSRCSSPGRETASEIMELIPKQDIALKESTQEELRRDASWFYSLETPRKCEIKLEKQQDNQKKHCQQMTVGHKKTFKKMNSHECKKFGRNLSLGQILAPQERISSGKSLHKCDTHLRNFKQYSGLKLTKCNQLPASGKKPCKFNECKKMFIPHSDLNEYHKRTSGELPYKCDRCGKVFHWKRHLVQHQKIHTGIKTYECTECGKTFRHSSSLPAHQRIHTGEKPYKCSECGKAFNYSSSFFEHQRIHTGTKPYACNVCGKAFNHSSSLTEHQRIHTGEKPYECTECGKSFSQMGHLTKHHRIHTGEKPYTCNECGKSFSWSADLTQHQRIHTGEKPYECNECGKAFRWNTYLTQHQRIHTGEKPYACNECGKAFRQKGHLTQHQRIHTGEKPYQCNVCGKAFSVSSSLIKHQKVHSGEKPHK